From a single Streptomyces misionensis genomic region:
- a CDS encoding cysteine desulfurase family protein — protein MTRPWTMRETADEYTELLEGPHTGDRPPHPGLADGPVYLDYNATTPVDPRVAEAMLPHLTDFFGNPSSGHPHAVEPRRALAEARGQVADLIGAEPGEIVFTGSGSEADLLALRGAVLASGRSRPHVITQATEHPAVLETCRALQRLHGTRVTVLPVDGDGLVDPEALAATLDEDTVLVSVMAANNETGALQPIGDLAALAHDRGALFHCDAAQAAGKIPLAVEALGVDLLTMVGHKMYAPKGAAALYVRDGVRLEPVVYGGGQERGLRAGTENVALAVALGTAARIAAVELADGAPARVAALRDGLQRRLTDGLPGRVRLNGPTTSRLPNTLNVSIDGALGHELLAAAPQIAASTGSACHSGDHTPSPVLTAMGLDPARALGALRLSLGRWTTPGDIETAATALIRAATRQ, from the coding sequence GTGACACGGCCCTGGACGATGCGCGAGACCGCGGACGAGTACACCGAGCTGCTCGAAGGCCCCCATACCGGCGATCGGCCACCGCATCCCGGGCTCGCCGACGGTCCGGTCTACCTGGACTACAACGCCACCACCCCGGTCGATCCCCGCGTCGCCGAGGCGATGCTGCCCCATCTGACCGATTTCTTCGGCAATCCGTCCAGCGGCCATCCCCACGCCGTGGAACCCCGGCGGGCGCTCGCCGAGGCCCGCGGACAGGTCGCGGACCTGATCGGCGCCGAGCCCGGTGAGATCGTGTTCACCGGCTCCGGCTCCGAGGCCGACCTGCTCGCCCTGCGCGGCGCCGTCCTGGCCTCCGGCCGGTCCCGTCCCCACGTGATCACTCAGGCCACCGAGCATCCGGCCGTCCTGGAGACCTGCCGCGCCCTGCAGCGGCTGCACGGCACACGGGTGACCGTGCTGCCGGTCGACGGCGACGGCCTCGTCGACCCCGAAGCCCTGGCCGCGACGCTGGACGAGGACACGGTGCTGGTCTCCGTGATGGCGGCGAACAACGAGACCGGTGCCCTCCAGCCGATCGGCGACCTCGCCGCCCTGGCGCACGACCGCGGGGCACTGTTCCACTGCGACGCCGCCCAAGCGGCCGGGAAGATCCCCCTCGCCGTCGAAGCCCTGGGCGTCGATCTGCTCACCATGGTCGGACACAAGATGTACGCGCCCAAGGGCGCCGCGGCCCTGTACGTACGCGACGGCGTCCGGCTGGAGCCTGTCGTCTACGGCGGCGGTCAAGAACGCGGCCTGCGCGCCGGCACCGAGAACGTCGCCCTGGCCGTCGCCCTCGGCACCGCCGCCCGGATCGCGGCCGTCGAGCTCGCCGACGGCGCCCCGGCCCGCGTCGCCGCCCTGCGCGATGGTCTCCAGCGACGGCTCACCGACGGACTGCCCGGTCGTGTGCGCCTCAACGGGCCGACGACCAGCCGCTTGCCGAACACCCTGAACGTCAGCATCGACGGCGCCCTCGGTCACGAACTCCTTGCCGCGGCCCCGCAGATCGCGGCGTCCACCGGCTCCGCCTGCCACAGCGGCGACCACACCCCCTCCCCGGTGCTGACCGCCATGGGCCTCGACCCGGCCCGCGCGCTCGGCGCGCTGCGGTTGTCCCTGGGCCGTTGGACCACCCCGGGCGACATCGAGACTGCCGCAACGGCCCTCATTCGAGCGGCCACCAGACAGTGA